A region of the Myripristis murdjan chromosome 10, fMyrMur1.1, whole genome shotgun sequence genome:
tccaAAGGATGACTTTGAGGTTTTTCTGGTGTAACATATGCAATGTCTATAttgtatttgacattttgaggtCTCTGCTGGGTGTGTACAGATTACTCTGTGGCCTTTAGATGTTAAAAGCACTACACAAATCACACCAGAAAGACTTCTCAGAATTCCATTCTGTTGCTACATCACACCACAGTGAAACATTTCCAATGGTTTATGTGATGCTCATTTGCAGTTAtgagtaaaataaatttgatcaCCCTGTGAATATGTAAGTAATGGATTTTCAGTTACACGACCAAAAATTTGCTTATTCCTCACAGAGACTGCCACATACCGCTTACCCCACTGACCTTCCCAACCTCTGTCAGTCATATTATACCTCAGATTCCCTAAaccacatacaaaaacaatcaaaacgaTAGCCAATAAACAAGCAGAAACATACCtcaatgatgtgattttttttttttttttttttttttttattgcgtATAGGAAGCCCCAAATTCTCCCTAGGCTTTCAATTTTGTCAAATTTGCAAAACTCTGTCATTTTTTAACTAAAGCCTCTGAAGTTTTGTGCTTCTCCACCAGATCACAGTGGGTACAGTTGTGTGATATAGTAAGATGAGATTGGTTTGAGATTGTGTGCGAGCTCTGTAActtttgcgttttttttttttttttttttttttttaattcataacTGTAATGTTGAAATTGTCAAAACTCCAAAAGGTTAACAACTATAAATCAACTAGAAAATGTAgtgtcatatttttattttgcttataACTGGATAATGAGCCGTGTGAACAGTTAAAGGTAATTCTGAGCCGTACAATAAAGCTGTTGTCAAACTGTAAAGGTTTACTCCCGTCTTTAATTTGTCTGAATTTGGTCTGTTTACACTAGAAGTTTCTAGCTATTCATTTCAGTTAAATGATGGTCTCAATCACTgcatcacaacaaaatgaaagttACCAAAATGCTGGCCACAAAAGTCGTAACATTTCCCTGGCCCTCTACAATGTTATCATAGTTCCATAGTTAAACATTTTCCTGTTGTCACAGAATAATGTTCTATACACCATGGAAATGGATACCACTACTACCTCACATCTTCTTCTTTTGAAATGACAAGCAATACTCATGCTTATGCTTCACAACCTCCTTGATGCaccttgttttcctctgtcaagttttgttttggaaaggAGCATTTCCATCAGCCTTTCCCTTCCTCTGCCAAACCCACTTTCtgcatccatttttttcctctcctgtttagCATTATATTGGAAATGCGCTGGGGCTACACTCTATCTTTATAAATACCCCCTCCAGCTTGCATGGTGAAATACATTATTGGATGACATGCCCAGCCTACAGTATGCAGTTGCAAGTGaattcttcaaaataaagttccaGTCAACAAGAGGACAgtcttattttgattttgaggtGGGCATGAAGAGATGGATGCTGTCATGCTTTATGGGGTCTTTCTACATCTACATGATAAATTCTCTTTAATCATAATCCTATAAGAAGTTGGAGTGTACCAAACAATTAATACAAAGCCTGCCAAGATGACACTTGACTAAGAAAAGGCATGACAACTTTAGGCCTGTGTACCATTTCTGTTGGATGCTCTGTTTTCTGCCTTTACTTTTGTAGAGAAATGCAGTACTGGTTTGTGATGTCATGCTTTTGCCTCCATTGACTAATATAGTTGTCCTATAATGCTTCTGCTCTCCTTTGTGCAACTTCTTCAATCTCTGAGGTTTGTCACTGGACCTGCATGTAGTCATCCTCCTGAGACAGAGTGGTTTGTTGCCACTTAAGTCCTGTCACTACTGGGGGTTTCCCAAACACAAAATTAGTTAGCATGGCAGCTAACCACCTCAACTTTTTAACCACCTGAACAAGTTGTGTGCTCtgtatgtggggaaaaaatgggagTCTTTCATATGACACAAGAGTCAGTGATATTTGGATGGCTGGATTCTGTGTTGCAGTGGTGCTGGCAGCTGCCTCTGCTCAAGAGGTACCGAAGGTTgctgaagaaaacaaagaggtgGCACCTGCTGTTGAGGAAGTCAAGGATGCTGCACCAGTAGAAGAGGTTGCTGCACCAGTAGAAGAGGTTGCTGCACCAGTAGAAGAGGTTGCTGCACCACCAGAGGAGGCTCCTGCACCAGCAGAAGAGGCTCCTGCACCAGCAGAGGAGGCTCCTGCACCAGCTGAGGAGGCTCCTGCACTAGTAGAAGAAACCCTTGCACCAGTAGAAGAGGTTGCTGCACCAGCAGAAGAGGTTGCTGCACCAGCAGAAGAGGTTGCTGCACCAGCAGAAGCGGTTGCTGCACCAGCAGAAGCGGTTGCTGCACCAGCAGAAGCGGTTGCTGCACCAGCAGAAGAGGTTGCTGCACCAGCAGAAGAGGTTGCTGCACCAGCAGAAGAGGTTGCTGCACCAGCAGAAGTGATTGCTGCACCAGTAGAAGAGGAGGCTCCTGCACCAGCAGAAGAGACCCTTGCACCAGCAGAGGAGGCCCCTGCACCAGCGGCGGAGGCCCCTGCACCAGCGGCGGAGGCCCCTGCACCAGCGGCGGAGGCCCCTGCACCAGCAGAAGAGACCCTTGCACCAGCGGAGGAGGCCCCTGCACCAGCGGAGGAGGCCCCTGCACCAGCGGAGGAGGCCCCTGCACCAGCGGAGGAGGCCCCTGCACCAGCGGAGGAGGCCCCTGCACCAGCGGAGGAGGCCCCTGCACTAGCAGAAGTCATAGCTGCTGAGCCTGCACCGGCTGAAGAGACCCCAGCAGTTGTTGAAGAGATCCCAGTTGCTCCTGTGGTGGTAGAAGAGGCTCCTGATGTAACAGCTGCTCCAGCTGATGAGCCAGTCACTGCCACAGATGTGAACGATATTGTTGCAGTGGCCCCAGTTGTAGAAGTAGTTAGCCCCATGGCAGAAGAGGCAGCTGCATCCCCTGTGGAAA
Encoded here:
- the mgarpa gene encoding fibrous sheath CABYR-binding protein isoform X14, yielding MFSCRAAWQRCGPLARKAAYRLPRDGLQRRQMSSVPGGSGENIVYALLCGGAFVGAVTYAYSTVTTDHARFNERVAEIKARPKTEWVPKPWPPKSRDEEEEGGEEEEAAAEEAAGEEASGEEAAAEEASGEEAEAVVEAEAVAEETESAAEAEAETVVEAVAEAVAEAAEVVAEAAEGVAEAAQEVEAVAEEVVQVAEAVEEAAQAVAEPPAAAEEPESNVVLAAASAQEVPKVAEENKEVAPAVEEVKDAAPVEEVAAPVEEVAAPVEEVAAPPEEAPAPAEEAPAPAEEAPAPAEEAPALVEETLAPVEEVAAPAEEVAAPAEEVAAPAEAVAAPAEAVAAPAEAVAAPAEEVAAPAEEVAAPAEEAPAPAAEAPAPAEETLAPAEEAPAPAEEAPAPAEEAPAPAEEAPAPAEEAPAPAEEAPALAEVIAAEPAPAEETPAVVEEIPVAPVVVEEAPDVTAAPADEPVTATDVNDIVAVAPVVEVVSPMAEEAAASPVETQEEGPKREYIVVVLEGAPTSDKRPKVLGVGPMSGRIIPAPDDDEAPASEGRRRLLRMQMQ
- the mgarpa gene encoding skin secretory protein xP2 isoform X8, whose protein sequence is MFSCRAAWQRCGPLARKAAYRLPRDGLQRRQMSSVPGGSGENIVYALLCGGAFVGAVTYAYSTVTTDHARFNERVAEIKARPKTEWVPKPWPPKSRDEEEEGGEEEEAAAEEAAGEEASGEEAAAEEASGEEAEAVVEAEAVAEETESAAEAEAETVVEAVAEAVAEAAEVVAEAAEGVAEAAQEVEAVAEEVVQVAEAVEEAAQAVAEPPAAAEEPESNVVLAAASAQEVPKVAEENKEVAPAVEEVKDAAPVEEVAAPVEEVAAPVEEVAAPPEEAPAPAEEAPAPAEEAPAPAEEAPALVEETLAPVEEVAAPAEEVAAPAEEVAAPAEAVAAPAEAVAAPAEAVAAPAEEVAAPAEEVAAPAEEAPAPAEETLAPAEEAPAPAAEAPAPAAEAPAPAAEAPAPAEETLAPAEEAPAPAEEAPAPAEEAPAPAEEAPAPAEEAPAPAEEAPALAEVIAAEPAPAEETPAVVEEIPVAPVVVEEAPDVTAAPADEPVTATDVNDIVAVAPVVEVVSPMAEEAAASPVETQEEGPKREYIVVVLEGAPTSDKRPKVLGVGPMSGRIIPAPDDDEAPASEGRRRLLRMQMQ
- the mgarpa gene encoding skin secretory protein xP2 isoform X6, translating into MFSCRAAWQRCGPLARKAAYRLPRDGLQRRQMSSVPGGSGENIVYALLCGGAFVGAVTYAYSTVTTDHARFNERVAEIKARPKTEWVPKPWPPKSRDEEEEGGEEEEAAAEEAAGEEASGEEAAAEEASGEEAEAVVEAEAVAEETESAAEAEAETVVEAVAEAVAEAAEVVAEAAEGVAEAAQEVEAVAEEVVQVAEAVEEAAQAVAEPPAAAEEPESNVVLAAASAQEVPKVAEENKEVAPAVEEVKDAAPVEEVAAPVEEEAPAPAEEAPAPAEEAPAPAEEAPALVEETLAPVEEVAAPAEEVAAPAEEVAAPAEAVAAPAEAVAAPAEAVAAPAEEVAAPAEEVAAPAEEVAAPAEVIAAPVEEEAPAPAEETLAPAEEAPAPAAEAPAPAAEAPAPAAEAPAPAEETLAPAEEAPAPAEEAPAPAEEAPAPAEEAPAPAEEAPAPAEEAPALAEVIAAEPAPAEETPAVVEEIPVAPVVVEEAPDVTAAPADEPVTATDVNDIVAVAPVVEVVSPMAEEAAASPVETQEEGPKREYIVVVLEGAPTSDKRPKVLGVGPMSGRIIPAPDDDEAPASEGRRRLLRMQMQ
- the mgarpa gene encoding fibrous sheath CABYR-binding protein isoform X11 translates to MFSCRAAWQRCGPLARKAAYRLPRDGLQRRQMSSVPGGSGENIVYALLCGGAFVGAVTYAYSTVTTDHARFNERVAEIKARPKTEWVPKPWPPKSRDEEEEGGEEEEAAAEEAAGEEASGEEAAAEEASGEEAEAVVEAEAVAEETESAAEAEAETVVEAVAEAVAEAAEVVAEAAEGVAEAAQEVEAVAEEVVQVAEAVEEAAQAVAEPPAAAEEPESNVVLAAASAQEVPKVAEENKEVAPAVEEVKDAAPVEEVAAPVEEVAAPVEEVAAPPEEAPAPAEEAPAPAEEAPAPAEEAPALVEETLAPVEEVAAPAEEVAAPAEEVAAPAEAVAAPAEAVAAPAEAVAAPAEEVAAPAEEVAAPAEEVAAPAEVIAAPVEEEAPAPAEEAPAPAEETLAPAEEAPAPAEEAPAPAEEAPAPAEEAPAPAEEAPAPAEEAPALAEVIAAEPAPAEETPAVVEEIPVAPVVVEEAPDVTAAPADEPVTATDVNDIVAVAPVVEVVSPMAEEAAASPVETQEEGPKREYIVVVLEGAPTSDKRPKVLGVGPMSGRIIPAPDDDEAPASEGRRRLLRMQMQ
- the mgarpa gene encoding skin secretory protein xP2 isoform X1, with translation MFSCRAAWQRCGPLARKAAYRLPRDGLQRRQMSSVPGGSGENIVYALLCGGAFVGAVTYAYSTVTTDHARFNERVAEIKARPKTEWVPKPWPPKSRDEEEEGGEEEEAAAEEAAGEEASGEEAAAEEASGEEAEAVVEAEAVAEETESAAEAEAETVVEAVAEAVAEAAEVVAEAAEGVAEAAQEVEAVAEEVVQVAEAVEEAAQAVAEPPAAAEEPESNVVLAAASAQEVPKVAEENKEVAPAVEEVKDAAPVEEVAAPVEEVAAPVEEVAAPPEEAPAPAEEAPAPAEEAPAPAEEAPALVEETLAPVEEVAAPAEEVAAPAEEVAAPAEAVAAPAEAVAAPAEAVAAPAEEVAAPAEEVAAPAEEVAAPAEVIAAPVEEEAPAPAEETLAPAEEAPAPAAEAPAPAAEAPAPAAEAPAPAEETLAPAEEAPAPAEEAPAPAEEAPAPAEEAPAPAEEAPAPAEEAPALAEVIAAEPAPAEETPAVVEEIPVAPVVVEEAPDVTAAPADEPVTATDVNDIVAVAPVVEVVSPMAEEAAASPVETQEEGPKREYIVVVLEGAPTSDKRPKVLGVGPMSGRIIPAPDDDEAPASEGRRRLLRMQMQ
- the mgarpa gene encoding skin secretory protein xP2 isoform X4, which translates into the protein MFSCRAAWQRCGPLARKAAYRLPRDGLQRRQMSSVPGGSGENIVYALLCGGAFVGAVTYAYSTVTTDHARFNERVAEIKARPKTEWVPKPWPPKSGEEEEAAAEEAAGEEASGEEAAAEEASGEEAEAVVEAEAVAEETESAAEAEAETVVEAVAEAVAEAAEVVAEAAEGVAEAAQEVEAVAEEVVQVAEAVEEAAQAVAEPPAAAEEPESNVVLAAASAQEVPKVAEENKEVAPAVEEVKDAAPVEEVAAPVEEVAAPVEEVAAPPEEAPAPAEEAPAPAEEAPAPAEEAPALVEETLAPVEEVAAPAEEVAAPAEEVAAPAEAVAAPAEAVAAPAEAVAAPAEEVAAPAEEVAAPAEEVAAPAEVIAAPVEEEAPAPAEETLAPAEEAPAPAAEAPAPAAEAPAPAAEAPAPAEETLAPAEEAPAPAEEAPAPAEEAPAPAEEAPAPAEEAPAPAEEAPALAEVIAAEPAPAEETPAVVEEIPVAPVVVEEAPDVTAAPADEPVTATDVNDIVAVAPVVEVVSPMAEEAAASPVETQEEGPKREYIVVVLEGAPTSDKRPKVLGVGPMSGRIIPAPDDDEAPASEGRRRLLRMQMQ
- the mgarpa gene encoding skin secretory protein xP2 isoform X3; translated protein: MFSCRAAWQRCGPLARKAAYRLPRDGLQRRQMSSVPGGSGENIVYALLCGGAFVGAVTYAYSTVTTDHARFNERVAEIKARPKTEWVPKPWPPKSRDEEEEGGEEEEAAAEEAAGEEASGEEAAAEEASGEEAEAVVEAEAVAEETESAAEAEAETVVEAVAEAVAEAAEVVAEAAEGVAEAAQEVEAVAEEVVQVAEAVEEAAQAVAEPPAAAEEPESNVVLAAASAQEVPKVAEENKEVAPAVEEVKDAAPVEEVAAPVEEVAAPVEEVAAPPEEAPAPAEEAPAPAEEAPAPAEEAPALVEETLAPVEEVAAPAEEVAAPAEEVAAPAEAVAAPAEAVAAPAEAVAAPAEEVAAPAEEVAAPAEEVAAPAEVIAAPVEEEAPAPAEETLAPAEEAPAPAAEAPAPAAEAPAPAAEAPAPAEETLAPAEEAPAPAEEAPAPAEEAPAPAEEAPAPAEEAPAPAEEAPALAEVIAAEPAPAEETPAVVEEIPVAPVVVEEAPDVTAAPADEPVTATDVNDIVAVAPVVEVVSPMAEEAAASPVETQEEGPKREYIVVVLEGAPTSDKRPKVLGVGPMSGRIIPAPDDDEAPASEVSVNSS
- the mgarpa gene encoding fibrous sheath CABYR-binding protein isoform X10, translated to MFSCRAAWQRCGPLARKAAYRLPRDGLQRRQMSSVPGGSGENIVYALLCGGAFVGAVTYAYSTVTTDHARFNERVAEIKARPKTEWVPKPWPPKSRDEEEEGGEEEEAAAEEAAGEEASGEEAAAEEASGEEAEAVVEAEAVAEETESAAEAEAETVVEAVAEAVAEAAEVVAEAAEGVAEAAQEVEAVAEEVVQVAEAVEEAAQAVAEPPAAAEEPESNVVLAAASAQEVPKVAEENKEVAPAVEEVKDAAPVEEVAAPVEEVAAPVEEVAAPPEEAPAPAEEAPAPAEEAPAPAEEAPALVEETLAPVEEVAAPAEEVAAPAEEVAAPAEAVAAPAEAVAAPAEAVAAPAEEVAAPAEEVAAPAEEVAAPAEVIAAPVEEEAPAPAEETLAPAEEAPAPAEETLAPAEEAPAPAEEAPAPAEEAPAPAEEAPAPAEEAPAPAEEAPALAEVIAAEPAPAEETPAVVEEIPVAPVVVEEAPDVTAAPADEPVTATDVNDIVAVAPVVEVVSPMAEEAAASPVETQEEGPKREYIVVVLEGAPTSDKRPKVLGVGPMSGRIIPAPDDDEAPASEGRRRLLRMQMQ
- the mgarpa gene encoding skin secretory protein xP2 isoform X9, translating into MFSCRAAWQRCGPLARKAAYRLPRDGLQRRQMSSVPGGSGENIVYALLCGGAFVGAVTYAYSTVTTDHARFNERVAEIKARPKTEWVPKPWPPKSRDEEEEGGEEEEAAAEEAAGEEASGEEAAAEEASGEEAEAVVEAEAVAEETESAAEAEAETVVEAVAEAVAEAAEVVAEAAEGVAEAAQEVEAVAEEVVQVAEAVEEAAQAVAEPPAAAEEPESNVVLAAASAQEVPKVAEENKEVAPAVEEVKDAAPVEEEAPAPAEEAPAPAEEAPAPAEEAPALVEETLAPVEEVAAPAEEVAAPAEEVAAPAEAVAAPAEAVAAPAEAVAAPAEEVAAPAEEVAAPAEEVAAPAEVIAAPVEEEAPAPAEETLAPAEEAPAPAAEAPAPAAEAPAPAAEAPAPAEETLAPAEEAPAPAEEAPAPAEEAPAPAEEAPAPAEEAPAPAEEAPALAEVIAAEPAPAEETPAVVEEIPVAPVVVEEAPDVTAAPADEPVTATDVNDIVAVAPVVEVVSPMAEEAAASPVETQEEGPKREYIVVVLEGAPTSDKRPKVLGVGPMSGRIIPAPDDDEAPASEGRRRLLRMQMQ
- the mgarpa gene encoding skin secretory protein xP2 isoform X13; this translates as MFSCRAAWQRCGPLARKAAYRLPRDGLQRRQMSSVPGGSGENIVYALLCGGAFVGAVTYAYSTVTTDHARFNERVAEIKARPKTEWVPKPWPPKSRDEEEEGGEEEEAAAEEAAGEEASGEEAAAEEASGEEAEAVVEAEAVAEETESAAEAEAETVVEAVAEAVAEAAEVVAEAAEGVAEAAQEVEAVAEEVVQVAEAVEEAAQAVAEPPAAAEEPESNVVLAAASAQEVPKVAEENKEVAPAVEEVKDAAPVEEVAAPVEEVAAPVEEVAAPAEEVAAPAEEVAAPAEAVAAPAEAVAAPAEAVAAPAEEVAAPAEEVAAPAEEVAAPAEVIAAPVEEEAPAPAEETLAPAEEAPAPAAEAPAPAAEAPAPAAEAPAPAEETLAPAEEAPAPAEEAPAPAEEAPAPAEEAPAPAEEAPAPAEEAPALAEVIAAEPAPAEETPAVVEEIPVAPVVVEEAPDVTAAPADEPVTATDVNDIVAVAPVVEVVSPMAEEAAASPVETQEEGPKREYIVVVLEGAPTSDKRPKVLGVGPMSGRIIPAPDDDEAPASEGRRRLLRMQMQ
- the mgarpa gene encoding skin secretory protein xP2 isoform X2, which gives rise to MFSCRAAWQRCGPLARKAAYRLPRDGLQRRQMSSVPGGSGENIVYALLCGGAFVGAVTYAYSTVTTDHARFNERVAEIKARPKTEWVPKPWPPKSRDEEEEGGEEEEAAAEEAAGEEASGEEAAAEEASGEEAEAVVEAEAVAEETESAAEAEAETVVEAVAEAVAEAAEVVAEAAEGVAEAAQEVEAVAEEVVQVAEAVEEAAQAVAEPPAAAEEPESNVVLAAASAQEVPKVAEENKEVAPAVEEVKDAAPVEEVAAPVEEVAAPVEEVAAPPEEAPAPAEEAPAPAEEAPAPAEEAPALVEETLAPVEEVAAPAEEVAAPAEEVAAPAEAVAAPAEAVAAPAEAVAAPAEEVAAPAEEVAAPAEEVAAPAEVIAAPVEEEAPAPAEETLAPAEEAPAPAAEAPAPAAEAPAPAAEAPAPAEETLAPAEEAPAPAEEAPAPAEEAPAPAEEAPAPAEEAPAPAEEAPALAEVIAAEPAPAEETPAVVEEIPVAPVVVEEAPDVTAAPADEPVTATDVNDIVAVAPVVEVVSPMAEEAAASPVETQEEGPKREYIVVVLEGAPTSDKRPKVLGVGPMSGRIIPAPDDDEAPASEVSGQTAAS
- the mgarpa gene encoding fibrous sheath CABYR-binding protein isoform X12, which gives rise to MFSCRAAWQRCGPLARKAAYRLPRDGLQRRQMSSVPGGSGENIVYALLCGGAFVGAVTYAYSTVTTDHARFNERVAEIKARPKTEWVPKPWPPKSRDEEEEGGEEEEAAAEEAAGEEASGEEAAAEEASGEEAEAVVEAEAVAEETESAAEAEAETVVEAVAEAVAEAAEVVAEAAEGVAEAAQEVEAVAEEVVQVAEAVEEAAQAVAEPPAAAEEPESNVVLAAASAQEVPKVAEENKEVAPAVEEVKDAAPVEEVAAPVEEVAAPVEEVAAPPEEAPAPAEEAPAPAEEAPAPAEEAPALVEETLAPVEEVAAPAEEVAAPAEEVAAPAEAVAAPAEAVAAPAEAVAAPAEEVAAPAEEVAAPAEEVAAPAEVIAAPVEEEAPAPAEETLAPAEEAPAPAAEAPAPAAEAPAPAAEAPAPAEETLAPAEEAPALAEVIAAEPAPAEETPAVVEEIPVAPVVVEEAPDVTAAPADEPVTATDVNDIVAVAPVVEVVSPMAEEAAASPVETQEEGPKREYIVVVLEGAPTSDKRPKVLGVGPMSGRIIPAPDDDEAPASEGRRRLLRMQMQ
- the mgarpa gene encoding skin secretory protein xP2 isoform X7 — encoded protein: MFSCRAAWQRCGPLARKAAYRLPRDGLQRRQMSSVPGGSGENIVYALLCGGAFVGAVTYAYSTVTTDHARFNERVAEIKARPKTEWVPKPWPPKSRDEEEEGGEEEEAAAEEAAGEEASGEEAAAEEASGEEAEAVVEAEAVAEETESAAEAEAETVVEAVAEAVAEAAEVVAEAAEGVAEAAQEVEAVAEEVVQVAEAVEEAAQAVAEPPAAAEEPESNVVLAAASAQEVPKVAEENKEVAPAVEEVKDAAPVEEVAAPVEEVAAPVEEVAAPPEEAPAPAEEAPAPAEEAPAPAEEAPALVEETLAPVEEVAAPAEEVAAPAEEVAAPAEAVAAPAEAVAAPAEAVAAPAEEVAAPAEEVAAPAEEVAAPAEVIAAPVEEEAPAPAEETLAPAEEAPAPAAEAPAPAAEAPAPAAEAPAPAEETLAPAEEAPAPAEEAPAPAEEAPAPAEEAPALAEVIAAEPAPAEETPAVVEEIPVAPVVVEEAPDVTAAPADEPVTATDVNDIVAVAPVVEVVSPMAEEAAASPVETQEEGPKREYIVVVLEGAPTSDKRPKVLGVGPMSGRIIPAPDDDEAPASEGRRRLLRMQMQ
- the mgarpa gene encoding skin secretory protein xP2 isoform X5, whose product is MFSCRAAWQRCGPLARKAAYRLPRDGLQRRQMSSVPGGSGENIVYALLCGGAFVGAVTYAYSTVTTDHARFNERVAEIKARPKTEWVPKPWPPKSRDEEEEGGEEEEAAAEEAAGEEASGEEAAAEEASGEEAEAVVEAEAVAEETESAAEAEAETVVEAVAEAVAEAAEVVAEAAEGVAEAAQEVEAVAEEVVQVAEAVEEAAQAVAEPPAAAEEPESNVVLAAASAQEVPKVAEENKEVAPAVEEVKDAAPVEEVAAPVEEVAAPVEEVAAPPEEAPAPAEEAPAPAEEAPAPAEEAPALVEETLAPVEEVAAPAEEVAAPAEEVAAPAEAVAAPAEAVAAPAEAVAAPAEEVAAPAEEVAAPAEEVAAPAEVIAAPVEEEAPAPAEETLAPAEEAPAPAAEAPAPAAEAPAPAAEAPAPAEETLAPAEEAPAPAEEAPAPAEEAPAPAEEAPAPAEEAPAPAEEAPALAEVIAAEPAPAEETPAVVEEIPVAPVVVEEAPDVTAAPADEPVTATDVNDIVAVAPVVEVVSPMAEEAAASPVETQEEGPKREYIVVVLEGAPTSDKRPKVLGVGPMSGRIIPAPDDDEAPASE